A portion of the Edaphobacter bradus genome contains these proteins:
- a CDS encoding nucleoside triphosphate pyrophosphohydrolase family protein, which produces MSSDSSIRFDDYQKLSVETSRLNRLGERPEIVALLGLGGETGSVQTLYKKRLRDGEQFSGFKEKLKEELGDVLWYLTAIASCEGLSLNEIAVDNLDKTHSRWLPTGEDDRVSFDDHFPEGERLPRSFTARFEEVIEDGVAKVQILIDGRPFGAKLRDNAYVSDGYRFHDIFHMTEAAILGWSPVFRALLGRKRKSDPETDDVEDGGRAIVTDEALAAVVFSYALRHNLFEQIEALDWQLLDLCRDLTRGFEVGKRSTYEWEQTILKTFEIWRLIKKHSGGWVRFDADANTVDWSLTDPSLEMV; this is translated from the coding sequence ATGAGCAGTGACAGTTCGATTCGTTTCGACGATTACCAGAAATTATCTGTAGAAACCTCACGATTGAACAGGCTCGGCGAGAGACCAGAAATTGTCGCCCTTCTTGGGCTCGGCGGTGAGACTGGCTCGGTTCAAACTCTTTACAAGAAAAGATTGCGAGACGGCGAGCAGTTTTCTGGATTCAAAGAGAAGCTGAAGGAGGAACTAGGGGATGTTCTCTGGTATCTGACGGCAATCGCCTCCTGCGAGGGGCTATCCCTCAACGAAATTGCCGTTGACAATCTCGACAAGACCCATTCCAGGTGGCTGCCGACTGGCGAGGACGATCGAGTTAGCTTCGACGATCATTTTCCGGAGGGTGAACGTCTTCCACGCTCCTTTACTGCTCGATTCGAGGAAGTCATCGAGGATGGCGTGGCTAAAGTTCAGATACTAATTGACGGACGGCCGTTTGGTGCGAAACTGCGAGATAACGCATACGTGTCTGATGGTTATCGCTTCCACGACATCTTTCATATGACCGAGGCTGCAATTCTTGGTTGGTCTCCCGTCTTCCGAGCGCTTTTGGGGCGCAAGCGGAAAAGCGACCCGGAAACTGATGATGTAGAAGATGGCGGTCGTGCAATCGTGACGGACGAAGCCCTGGCCGCGGTAGTTTTTAGCTACGCCTTACGACACAATCTATTCGAGCAGATCGAAGCGTTAGATTGGCAGCTTCTGGATTTGTGCCGTGATCTAACCAGGGGATTTGAAGTTGGCAAAAGATCGACATACGAATGGGAGCAAACAATCCTGAAGACATTCGAGATATGGCGTTTAATCAAAAAGCATAGCGGTGGTTGGGTACGCTTCGATGCGGATGCGAATACGGTGGATTGGTCACTTACAGATCCATCGCTCGAAATGGTTTAG
- a CDS encoding ImmA/IrrE family metallo-endopeptidase — translation MVTKLKTEAARRALKSRLTFGYALNSPCDVFELVARYGLSLRFTRADSLDGLYINDGLTGSINVAALRPAGMQRFTAAHELGHFIFGHGARLDKGLEGMTSDSTEEMIADTFARHLLMPKSAVLRGFAELGTEPKSASAAQYHAVAAWLGVGYTTLAQQCRWTLGLIGNQKLHELTLIQPQRIKRSQVPSVHWRGRKELWPICPSWNGSRLHVQVGDVLTGLVDPPFDHFDVGDGFWIARRPGDIEVEITGHGRVQISIAREDYVGMYQYRYLEEEDEDA, via the coding sequence ATGGTTACAAAGCTTAAAACCGAGGCGGCTAGGCGCGCCCTTAAATCTAGGCTGACATTCGGCTACGCACTTAACTCGCCCTGCGACGTATTCGAGTTGGTTGCCCGATATGGACTAAGCCTTCGCTTCACGCGGGCCGATTCGCTTGACGGTCTTTACATCAATGATGGTCTGACTGGGTCAATCAACGTTGCCGCGCTTCGTCCCGCCGGTATGCAACGGTTCACCGCTGCACACGAGTTGGGGCATTTCATCTTCGGACACGGCGCCCGACTCGACAAGGGTCTTGAAGGAATGACGAGTGACTCTACGGAGGAGATGATCGCTGACACTTTTGCGAGGCATCTTCTTATGCCGAAAAGTGCGGTTTTGCGCGGCTTCGCGGAACTTGGGACGGAGCCAAAGAGCGCGTCTGCAGCGCAATATCATGCTGTGGCTGCATGGCTTGGCGTGGGCTACACAACTTTAGCTCAGCAATGTCGTTGGACTCTTGGTTTGATCGGTAACCAGAAGCTTCATGAACTTACTTTGATTCAGCCTCAAAGGATTAAACGGTCACAAGTTCCTTCGGTTCATTGGAGGGGGCGCAAGGAACTATGGCCGATCTGTCCTTCGTGGAATGGCTCTCGACTTCATGTTCAAGTTGGGGATGTTCTTACTGGACTTGTAGATCCTCCATTCGATCATTTTGACGTCGGCGACGGATTTTGGATCGCCCGGCGACCTGGCGATATCGAGGTGGAAATCACGGGGCATGGGCGTGTTCAGATTTCGATCGCGCGCGAGGATTACGTAGGTATGTACCAATACCGCTATCTTGAGGAAGAGGACGAGGATGCCTGA
- a CDS encoding helix-turn-helix domain-containing protein: MSIWTRRTVVTSLRLQQRYGQKLTKGDEMPADADLPGLGLRLKQAREDAGLSQAQAAKLLGIHRPTISEMESEGRRVTAGELRNLALLYHVSIGWLLGEPTEADEDLKLAARRLGGLKKKDLETVMRVIDSFRRG, from the coding sequence ATGTCGATCTGGACTCGAAGGACAGTCGTGACATCGCTGAGATTGCAACAGCGATATGGGCAGAAATTAACAAAGGGGGATGAAATGCCAGCGGATGCCGACCTGCCAGGACTCGGACTCAGGCTTAAGCAAGCTCGCGAAGATGCGGGACTCAGCCAGGCACAAGCAGCAAAATTGCTAGGAATTCACCGGCCGACTATTTCCGAAATGGAGTCAGAGGGCCGTCGAGTCACTGCGGGAGAACTTCGGAACCTTGCTCTCCTGTATCACGTCTCGATTGGTTGGCTCCTCGGAGAGCCAACCGAGGCTGATGAAGACTTGAAACTTGCTGCACGAAGGCTCGGAGGATTGAAGAAAAAAGATTTGGAGACAGTTATGAGAGTGATCGATTCATTCAGAAGAGGATGA
- a CDS encoding DNA-3-methyladenine glycosylase, whose amino-acid sequence MFKTLPRAFYSRSPEIVARALLGKLLIRDLHSERLTGRIIEVEAYLGLTDPASHAFRGLTPNNAVLFGPPGHAHVYFIYGMHYCLNVASHREGEAGGVLIRALDPIDGLRTMARLRGVSENAKPKLLTGGPGRLCQALGVTRKTDNGLDVTSATSPLQIADDGARPVEIQITPRIGIRKAADRPLRFLIDEIAKDKPSPEAVPRTPR is encoded by the coding sequence TTGTTCAAAACCCTCCCACGAGCCTTCTACTCCCGTTCCCCCGAGATCGTCGCACGCGCCCTCCTCGGCAAGCTACTCATCCGCGATCTCCACAGCGAGCGCCTCACCGGCCGCATCATCGAGGTCGAGGCATACCTGGGCCTCACCGACCCCGCCTCTCACGCCTTCCGCGGCCTCACTCCCAACAACGCTGTCCTCTTCGGACCACCAGGCCACGCACACGTCTACTTCATCTACGGCATGCACTACTGCCTCAATGTAGCGTCTCACCGCGAAGGCGAAGCAGGCGGAGTACTCATCCGAGCGCTTGATCCAATCGACGGACTCAGGACCATGGCCCGGCTTCGCGGCGTCTCGGAAAACGCCAAGCCCAAACTATTGACAGGAGGACCTGGCCGTCTCTGCCAGGCCCTCGGCGTCACACGCAAGACTGACAACGGACTTGACGTCACGTCGGCAACTTCCCCCCTCCAGATCGCGGACGATGGTGCTCGCCCGGTCGAAATCCAGATCACACCTCGCATCGGGATTCGTAAAGCTGCAGACAGGCCACTCCGTTTCCTCATAGACGAGATTGCGAAAGATAAGCCATCCCCAGAGGCAGTCCCGCGTACTCCGCGCTAA
- a CDS encoding ABC transporter substrate-binding protein, whose protein sequence is MSIPPRKTYDQSTPNLRIASLQPSITLTLAALNSLDALCAHTKYCLEVLPELASRSLPILHDSWTTTSDELTAVKPDLVIASVPYRLESLAAILKSSLPVLALAPRTLADVLHDTRLIARQVDRTAQAEALIETFQQTLESTQNTGANLPKPAVYCEEWGKPLIHSQPWVAELAAVAGGTFLGTPGAQTTPETIAAADPDILLFAWCGTGDRVPLDRVIAQRNWHHLRAVRNARVYCIPDEYLNTPAIPSLTQGLACLSAAIHPDHFTAAPRLIRLAR, encoded by the coding sequence ATGTCGATACCGCCGAGAAAAACTTACGATCAATCCACACCAAACCTCCGCATAGCCAGCCTCCAACCCTCCATCACCCTAACCCTGGCCGCGCTCAATTCCCTCGACGCCCTCTGCGCCCACACCAAGTACTGCCTCGAAGTCCTACCCGAACTAGCCTCACGCAGCCTCCCCATCCTGCACGACTCATGGACCACCACATCCGATGAGCTCACCGCAGTGAAACCAGACCTCGTCATCGCCTCCGTCCCATACCGCCTCGAATCCCTCGCCGCCATCCTTAAGTCCAGTCTGCCCGTCCTGGCCCTCGCCCCACGCACCCTCGCCGACGTCCTCCACGACACCCGCCTCATCGCGCGCCAGGTCGACCGCACCGCTCAAGCTGAAGCCCTCATCGAGACCTTCCAGCAAACCCTAGAATCCACTCAAAACACCGGCGCCAACCTCCCCAAACCAGCCGTCTACTGCGAAGAGTGGGGCAAGCCGCTCATCCACTCACAACCTTGGGTCGCCGAGCTCGCCGCAGTCGCCGGCGGCACCTTCCTCGGCACGCCCGGCGCTCAGACGACTCCCGAGACCATCGCCGCCGCAGACCCCGACATTCTCCTCTTCGCCTGGTGCGGCACAGGCGACCGGGTTCCCCTCGACCGCGTCATCGCCCAGCGGAACTGGCACCACCTGCGCGCCGTTCGCAACGCCCGTGTCTACTGCATCCCCGACGAGTACCTCAACACCCCCGCCATCCCCTCACTCACGCAAGGCCTCGCCTGCCTCTCCGCCGCCATCCACCCTGATCACTTCACCGCCGCACCGCGTCTCATCCGCCTCGCTCGCTGA
- a CDS encoding DUF302 domain-containing protein, giving the protein MPTANGLITLPSPYSVPETLDRLETILRQKNVNIFTRVDHSGEAEKAGLHMPPTQLLIFGNPKGGTPIMLAAPLSAIDLPLKALAWQDAEGKVWLSYNDPQYLKARYLLNDDLLPLINAASALIKQAVL; this is encoded by the coding sequence ATGCCTACTGCCAATGGCCTCATCACCCTTCCCAGCCCCTACTCTGTCCCTGAGACCCTCGACCGTCTCGAGACCATCCTCCGCCAGAAGAACGTCAACATCTTCACCCGCGTCGACCACAGCGGCGAAGCCGAAAAAGCCGGTCTGCATATGCCGCCCACGCAACTGCTCATCTTCGGCAACCCCAAAGGCGGTACCCCCATCATGCTCGCCGCACCTCTCTCCGCAATCGACCTTCCCCTCAAGGCCCTCGCCTGGCAGGACGCCGAAGGTAAGGTTTGGCTCAGCTATAACGACCCTCAGTACCTCAAAGCCCGCTACTTGCTCAACGACGATCTCCTCCCGCTTATCAACGCTGCAAGCGCCCTCATCAAGCAAGCCGTCCTATAA
- a CDS encoding dienelactone hydrolase family protein, translated as MIILTDEYVTLDTPNGPMRTHIVRPAAPGRYPGIVFYSEIFQITAPIRRTAAMLAGHGYVVAMPEIYHEFEPAGTVLAYDQAGSDRGNALKTTKTIASYDADARAVITHLQSRPDCTGRIGAMGICIGGHLAFRCAMNPEVLATACFYATDIHKGSLGKGMADDSLAGAADIKGELIMIWGRQDPHIPLEGRLKVLARLNELGTRLSWHEVNGAHAFMRDEGPRYDPELAHRLYDLTFDLFHRKLGEGNQPTTPSAVSTSGAEVRH; from the coding sequence TTGATCATCCTCACCGACGAATACGTCACTCTCGACACGCCCAACGGTCCCATGCGGACCCACATCGTCCGCCCCGCCGCTCCCGGCCGCTATCCCGGCATCGTCTTCTACTCTGAGATATTCCAGATCACCGCACCCATTCGCCGCACAGCCGCCATGCTCGCAGGTCACGGCTACGTCGTCGCCATGCCTGAGATCTACCACGAGTTCGAGCCCGCCGGCACTGTCCTCGCCTACGATCAGGCGGGCTCCGACCGCGGCAACGCCCTCAAGACTACCAAGACCATCGCCAGCTACGACGCCGACGCTCGCGCCGTCATCACCCACCTTCAGTCCCGCCCCGACTGCACCGGCCGCATCGGAGCCATGGGTATCTGCATCGGCGGCCACCTCGCCTTCCGCTGCGCCATGAACCCCGAGGTCCTCGCCACCGCCTGCTTCTACGCCACCGACATTCACAAAGGCAGCCTCGGCAAAGGCATGGCCGACGACTCCCTCGCAGGCGCTGCAGACATCAAAGGCGAGCTCATCATGATCTGGGGCCGCCAGGACCCGCACATCCCCCTCGAAGGCCGCCTCAAGGTCCTCGCCCGCCTCAACGAACTAGGCACGCGCCTAAGCTGGCACGAGGTCAACGGCGCTCACGCCTTCATGCGCGATGAAGGCCCACGCTACGACCCCGAACTCGCCCATCGCCTCTACGATCTCACCTTCGACCTCTTCCACCGCAAGCTTGGCGAAGGCAACCAGCCCACGACCCCTTCGGCTGTATCGACCTCTGGAGCAGAGGTGAGGCACTGA
- the eutC gene encoding ethanolamine ammonia-lyase subunit EutC, translating into MTGMIRGVGPDLRDFTPARVSLPTTGDSIATAEVLRFQLSHAQARDAVLAALHLPSFAQRLKSELPVLSDASIAVLELRTNAGDRAAYLRQPNLGRTLDAESAALLKRGLYDLAITVADGLSALAVERNVIPLLGALLPELVTAEWRVAPITVVAQGRVAIGDPIGSLLGARMGLVLIGERPGLSSPDSLGAYLTWEPCPVRTDADRNCLSNIREGGLSAEVAAARLLWYLQAARAKRCTGIALKEGAAVLEGGVVTDLPL; encoded by the coding sequence ATGACCGGAATGATTCGAGGTGTTGGTCCTGATCTGCGGGATTTCACTCCGGCGCGTGTCTCGCTGCCGACGACTGGCGATAGCATCGCAACGGCTGAGGTACTGCGATTTCAGCTTTCTCACGCGCAGGCACGGGATGCGGTGCTGGCGGCGCTGCATCTTCCTTCGTTCGCGCAGCGGTTGAAGAGCGAGCTGCCCGTGCTCAGCGATGCGTCGATTGCCGTGCTTGAGTTGCGGACGAATGCCGGCGACCGCGCGGCGTATCTGCGCCAGCCGAACCTTGGGCGTACGCTCGATGCGGAGTCGGCTGCGCTACTGAAGCGGGGATTGTACGATCTTGCGATTACGGTGGCGGATGGGCTTTCGGCGCTGGCGGTGGAGCGCAACGTGATCCCGTTACTAGGGGCGTTGCTGCCGGAACTCGTGACTGCGGAATGGAGGGTCGCACCGATCACGGTAGTTGCGCAGGGCCGGGTTGCGATTGGGGACCCGATCGGTTCTCTGCTCGGCGCGCGGATGGGGCTGGTGTTGATTGGCGAGAGGCCAGGGCTCTCTTCACCGGACAGTCTAGGGGCCTATCTGACGTGGGAGCCCTGTCCGGTGCGGACGGATGCTGACCGGAACTGCCTTTCGAATATTCGCGAGGGCGGGTTGTCGGCGGAGGTGGCGGCGGCTCGGCTGCTTTGGTACCTGCAGGCTGCGCGAGCGAAGCGGTGCACGGGGATTGCGCTGAAGGAGGGGGCGGCTGTGCTTGAAGGTGGAGTCGTTACCGATTTGCCTTTGTAA
- a CDS encoding ethanolamine ammonia-lyase subunit EutB, with protein sequence MRLQHTIGGTTYSFRDLKDLLAKATPARSGDELAGVAARSSVERVAAQMTLADLPLAAFLNEAVVPYESDEVTRLIVDSHDASAFAPVASLTVGGFRDWLLSHETTAESLAALAPGVTPEMAAAVSKLMRVQDLVAVARKIRVVTRFRATVGLPGRLSTRLQPNHPTDDPAGVAAAMIDGLLLGSGDAVIGINPAADNVASTVKLLRLIDSVRERYRIPTQSCVLAHITTQLAALEQGAPLDLVFQSIAGTELANRSFGVTLALLKEAQQAACELRRGTVGENVMYFETGQGSALSANANHGVDQQTCEARAYAVARCFAPMLVNTVVGFIGPEYLYDGKQILRAGLEDHFCGKLLGLPMGCDVCYTNHAEADQDDMDSLLTLLGVAGVNYIMGVPGADDVMLQYQSTSFHDALYLRSTLGLRPAPEFEAWLEGEMPRQLALQAQVQLPTEG encoded by the coding sequence GTGCGGTTGCAGCATACGATTGGTGGCACGACTTATAGCTTTCGCGACTTGAAGGACCTGCTGGCGAAGGCTACGCCGGCGCGCTCGGGCGACGAGCTTGCCGGCGTAGCTGCGCGAAGTTCGGTGGAGCGAGTTGCGGCGCAGATGACGCTTGCGGATCTACCGCTTGCCGCATTTCTGAATGAAGCGGTTGTTCCCTACGAGAGCGATGAGGTGACGCGGCTGATCGTAGACAGCCATGATGCTTCCGCGTTTGCGCCTGTTGCGAGTCTAACGGTTGGTGGCTTTCGCGACTGGCTGCTTTCGCATGAGACGACGGCAGAGTCTCTGGCAGCGCTTGCGCCCGGAGTGACTCCGGAGATGGCAGCTGCAGTCTCGAAGCTGATGCGGGTGCAGGACCTGGTTGCGGTCGCGCGTAAGATTCGGGTGGTGACGCGGTTTCGCGCGACGGTGGGTTTGCCGGGACGGCTTTCGACGCGGCTGCAGCCGAACCATCCGACGGACGATCCGGCGGGCGTTGCAGCGGCGATGATCGATGGCTTGTTGCTGGGTTCGGGGGATGCGGTGATTGGGATCAATCCGGCGGCGGACAACGTGGCGAGCACGGTGAAGTTGCTTCGGCTGATTGACTCGGTGCGCGAGCGGTACAGGATTCCGACGCAGAGCTGCGTGCTGGCGCACATCACCACGCAGCTTGCCGCTCTTGAGCAGGGGGCGCCGTTGGATCTTGTGTTTCAGTCGATTGCGGGCACGGAGCTGGCGAATCGGTCTTTTGGGGTTACGCTTGCTCTGCTGAAGGAAGCGCAGCAGGCTGCGTGCGAGCTGCGCCGCGGCACGGTGGGCGAGAACGTGATGTACTTCGAGACGGGCCAGGGGAGCGCGCTATCGGCGAATGCGAATCATGGGGTAGACCAGCAGACCTGCGAGGCGAGGGCTTATGCAGTTGCACGTTGCTTCGCGCCGATGCTGGTGAACACGGTCGTTGGGTTTATTGGTCCGGAGTATCTTTACGACGGCAAACAGATTCTGCGCGCAGGGCTGGAGGACCATTTCTGCGGCAAGCTGCTGGGGCTGCCAATGGGTTGCGACGTCTGCTACACGAACCATGCGGAAGCGGACCAAGATGATATGGACTCTTTGCTGACGCTGCTGGGAGTTGCGGGGGTGAACTACATCATGGGAGTTCCGGGGGCCGATGATGTGATGTTGCAGTATCAGAGCACGTCGTTTCATGATGCGCTTTACCTGCGGTCTACGCTGGGGCTGAGGCCGGCTCCGGAGTTTGAGGCGTGGCTGGAGGGCGAGATGCCGCGCCAGCTTGCGCTGCAGGCGCAGGTGCAACTGCCGACGGAGGGATGA